The DNA region ACCGATGCGCAGCTTCGCAGCCACCTCCGCCACCTGGGCCCAGACGCCCGCCTCCACCGGAATTCCCTCGCGCAGGCGCCGCTCTTTCTCGGCGAAACTCCGCTCTCCAGGGATGCGGATATTCTCTACCCCCTCCGCCTTGGAGGATTCCTTAATCTCGCGGATATGCGCGCTGACCGCTTTGCGGAAAACCGCCGGATCGCCGAAGGAAGCGGGGTCGATGGCAATGAAAAGATCGCCCTTGTTGGATGCCCGCCCCTTCGTCAGCGAGACGACCACCTCTCTCCCGACAGCCCCGCCGAGGAGCGGACCCGCCAGAAGACCGAGAACGAAACTGAGCCCGAAGCCTTTGTAGCCGCCCCAGGGCGTCAGCGCCCCCGCCGCCGCCCGCGCCGCATCGGTGGTCGGCTTGCCGTCCGGCCCCAGCGCCGCGCCCTCGGGGATGGGAACTCCCTGCGCCCTCGCCTTGAGCACTTTCCCGAAGGAAATCTCCGTCGTCGCGAAATCGAGGAGGACGGGCTGATCAGAATCCGTCGGCACGGCGACGACGAGCGGGTTCGTCCCCAGGATGCGTTCCGTGCCGCCGAGCGGATGGGCCAGGGGCGGGGTCACCGAGGCGATGATCCCCACAAGGCCCGCGCGCGCGATTCGCTCGCCGTAGTAGCCCATCATCAAAAGATGGTTGGCCCGGAGAAGTCCCACCGTCGCACTTCCCGCCTTTTCGGCCTTCCGGATGGCCAGGCTGGCCGCGTAAATTCCCCCCACCGGGCCGAGGGCCGAGTCGCCGTCCACCAGCGCGGTGGCTTCGCCCTCCTCGATAATGTGGGGCACGGCCCGGGCGTTGATCACTCCTTCCAGAATCCGGGGAATGATAAACGGGATGCGGATCAGGCCGTGGGTGCCGTAGCCGCGCAGCTCGGCCTCAATCAGCACATCCGCCGCCGCCATCGCCGTCTCGGGGCCGCACCCCGCCGCGGCGAGCAGGCGCTCGATGAGATCGCGGAGCGCATCTGCGTTCACAATCCGCTGAGGACTTTCCGTCATGCGCAATAACTTTCTGGCCGAAAGGCTAGAGGTCCGGCGCGGGCGCCGCCCTGCCGGGGCGGGTGACTTTCATCATCCAGCAGTAAATTTCTATCCGGTTGCCGTCGGGGTCAAGAAAATAAAAAGCGTGGCTGCCGCTGCCGCCCTCGAAGGCCCCCTGCGCGCCCTCGAGCGCGTGCACATAGGGCCCATCCGCCAGTTCGACGCCGCAGTCCTTGACGTGCTGGAGGGCATCGAGCCAGTCCTCGCGCTCTGCCACCTCGAAGGCGATGTGATTCACGCCGGCTTCCTGGCGAATGTAGGAATCCACCACCGGCACCCCCGCCTTCACCGCGTCCTTGGGGAGCTCGAAAAGAACAAAATCATGGTGCATCTCCTCGCACCGCATGAAGCAGATGGGGCGGTGGAACTCGGGCGGCCCGTACTTGCCCGTCAGCTTGAGGCCGAGAACTTTCCGGTAAAACTCGATGGAACGTTCCACATTCGAGACGTTGACACCGATATGGCCGATGCGCATAACGTTGCAACCCATCGCGTCTCTCCTCCCTGGACACCGTCAATGAAAGCGAATCTCGTACATTTTTGTCCGGAATCGGCCTCTATTTTAGCACGGCCGGCCGCATGCGGCAGACCCCCCCTCCGCGGGAGCCTATATTGGATACAGGGAGCGGAAGCGCCGCCGGGAGGGGAAGGACATGAAACTCGACGCCATGCGTTTTGGAACCGCCCTGGGGATCGTCTGGGGCTTCGGGGTTCTCTGCCTGGGCGTCATGGCCGCGGCCTTCAACTGGGGCACCCCCGCCCTGCAGCTTCTGGGGAGCCTCTATCTCGGCTTCGCGCCGACCGTGGCCGGAATCCTGATCGGCATCATCTGGGGATTCGCAGACGGCTTTATCGGCGGCTTCCTCATCGCCTGGGTGTACAACAAGCTGGTGGGCTAGCAGCTTCCTTACGTTCCCTCCCCGAATCTGCTATGTATGGGAAATTCACATCCATGGCATTCTCATCGAGGGAGGTGGGACGGTATGAAGCGACTCCTCGTCAAGGCGGCCCACGTGGCCACGCTGGACGACACGCTGGGTACCATCGAAAAGGGCGCGGTCCTCATCGAGGGGGACGAGATAAAAGAGGTCGGCTCCTTCGAGGCGCTCTCCGCCAAGGGGCCCTTCGATGCGGAGATCGGCTCGCTGGATGACGACCTCCTCATGCCGGGCCTCGTCTCGGCCCACCATCACTCCGGCCGAGGCTTCCGCGACGGGATTCTCGACGGCGCCCTCGAGTGTTGGATTCAGACGGTGTACGGCAATGTCCACGCGGCGGGGTTCACCGAGGAGGAAATCTACCTCAACGCCATCTGGTCTTGCCTCGAGCTGATTCGCGGCGGCTGCACCGGCGTCGTCGATCTGCACGCGGGGAACCCGAAACGAGAGCGCCTGGGGATTCCCGCCACCGCGCGCGCCTACCGCGATTCGGGGATGCGGGCCGCCCTCTGCGTCGGGGTGCGGAACATGAACCGCCTCGCCTACGAGGGGGACGATGCGGTTTTCCGCCGCCTCCCGCCCGAGGTGCAGGAAGAAATCAAGGGCGCACTCCAGCCGCCCGACCTCGATCGCTTCTTCGAGACATGGAACGGCTACTTCGGCGATCTGCACCAAGCCGATGGCCGGGTGCGCATCTTCCTCGGCCCCTCGGGGCCACAGTGGTGCTCGGAGGAGCTGCTCCACCGCGTCAAGGATGCGGCCCGCGCAAAGAACACGGGGATTCAGATCCACCTGCTCGAAACGGCCTACCAGCGCGCCGCCGGCCCCCGGCTGAAGGGAAAGTCCCTGGTCGCCTGGCTGGACGGCCTCGGCTTCTGGGGCCCGGAGGTCTCCTGCC from bacterium includes:
- a CDS encoding Ldh family oxidoreductase, whose translation is MTESPQRIVNADALRDLIERLLAAAGCGPETAMAAADVLIEAELRGYGTHGLIRIPFIIPRILEGVINARAVPHIIEEGEATALVDGDSALGPVGGIYAASLAIRKAEKAGSATVGLLRANHLLMMGYYGERIARAGLVGIIASVTPPLAHPLGGTERILGTNPLVVAVPTDSDQPVLLDFATTEISFGKVLKARAQGVPIPEGAALGPDGKPTTDAARAAAGALTPWGGYKGFGLSFVLGLLAGPLLGGAVGREVVVSLTKGRASNKGDLFIAIDPASFGDPAVFRKAVSAHIREIKESSKAEGVENIRIPGERSFAEKERRLREGIPVEAGVWAQVAEVAAKLRIGLPL
- a CDS encoding VOC family protein produces the protein MGCNVMRIGHIGVNVSNVERSIEFYRKVLGLKLTGKYGPPEFHRPICFMRCEEMHHDFVLFELPKDAVKAGVPVVDSYIRQEAGVNHIAFEVAEREDWLDALQHVKDCGVELADGPYVHALEGAQGAFEGGSGSHAFYFLDPDGNRIEIYCWMMKVTRPGRAAPAPDL
- a CDS encoding bacteriophage holin, whose protein sequence is MKLDAMRFGTALGIVWGFGVLCLGVMAAAFNWGTPALQLLGSLYLGFAPTVAGILIGIIWGFADGFIGGFLIAWVYNKLVG
- a CDS encoding amidohydrolase family protein, with product MKRLLVKAAHVATLDDTLGTIEKGAVLIEGDEIKEVGSFEALSAKGPFDAEIGSLDDDLLMPGLVSAHHHSGRGFRDGILDGALECWIQTVYGNVHAAGFTEEEIYLNAIWSCLELIRGGCTGVVDLHAGNPKRERLGIPATARAYRDSGMRAALCVGVRNMNRLAYEGDDAVFRRLPPEVQEEIKGALQPPDLDRFFETWNGYFGDLHQADGRVRIFLGPSGPQWCSEELLHRVKDAARAKNTGIQIHLLETAYQRAAGPRLKGKSLVAWLDGLGFWGPEVSCPHCVWLSRADMAILRDRGVSIVHNPSSNLRLSSGIAPVRVMREMGLSVAFGADGMGINDDNDVLADLRLGHLLQRLPGVDTPPIAPEDWYRLNVRGGARVMLQADSLGALAPGKKADFIQISQRRLRYPAANPEHDPLFLLLQRGVGRDVHGVWVGGEPLMREGKILCVDEAALAAEIHRLWSARYPRVNALRPLYRHVEEKVRKEFEAWDLNLPGDHLYQYNAH